The following proteins come from a genomic window of Aquimarina sp. MAR_2010_214:
- a CDS encoding homogentisate 1,2-dioxygenase, whose protein sequence is MPFYHTLGEIPPKRHTIFKKPDGNLYYEQLFGTIGFDGMSTNLYHCHRPTQVKEIKGSYSVAPKVAIKNNIKSYRFHGFKVNPEKDYLQSRKNVLTNSDASIILSAPQESTTDYFYKNTDADELIFIHRGSGKFRSHLGNLDFKYGDYILIPRGTIYKLDFDTSDNRLFIVESRRPIYTPKRYRNWFGQLLEHSPFCERDIRTPYELETNDEKGDFLIKVKKQDEIFDMIYATHPFDVVGYDGFNFPYAFSIHDFEPITGRIHQPPPVHQTFETDAFVICSFVPRLYDYHPESIPAPYNHSNIDSDEVLYYVDGDFMSRNDIDAGHISLHPAGIPHGPHPGAAERSIGKTKTDELAVMVDTFKPLMVTEEAMKIADEDYHKSWLE, encoded by the coding sequence ATGCCTTTTTATCATACTCTAGGTGAAATACCCCCTAAGCGTCATACCATCTTTAAAAAACCAGATGGTAATTTATATTATGAGCAATTATTTGGAACAATTGGTTTTGACGGAATGTCAACCAATTTATATCATTGCCATAGACCAACACAAGTAAAAGAAATTAAAGGAAGTTATAGCGTAGCTCCCAAAGTAGCTATAAAAAACAATATCAAATCTTATAGATTCCACGGTTTCAAAGTCAATCCTGAAAAAGATTATCTACAAAGTAGAAAAAATGTATTAACTAATAGTGATGCAAGTATCATTTTATCTGCGCCTCAGGAATCTACTACCGATTATTTCTATAAAAACACAGATGCCGACGAATTAATTTTTATTCATCGTGGAAGCGGAAAATTTCGTAGTCATTTAGGGAATCTGGATTTTAAATACGGTGATTATATTCTTATCCCAAGAGGAACTATTTATAAACTTGATTTTGACACTTCTGATAATCGTTTGTTTATTGTAGAATCAAGAAGACCAATTTATACTCCAAAAAGATACCGTAACTGGTTTGGACAATTGCTAGAACATTCTCCATTTTGTGAGCGCGATATCAGGACTCCATACGAATTAGAAACTAACGATGAAAAAGGAGATTTTTTAATCAAAGTAAAAAAGCAAGACGAAATTTTTGATATGATCTATGCTACACATCCATTTGATGTAGTAGGATACGACGGATTTAATTTCCCTTATGCATTTTCGATACATGACTTTGAACCCATAACAGGTAGAATACATCAACCACCACCAGTGCACCAAACATTCGAGACCGATGCTTTTGTAATTTGTTCTTTTGTACCAAGATTGTATGATTACCACCCAGAGAGCATTCCTGCACCTTATAATCATAGTAATATAGATAGCGATGAAGTGTTATACTATGTCGATGGTGATTTTATGAGTAGAAACGATATTGATGCAGGACATATTTCTTTACATCCTGCAGGGATACCACATGGTCCACACCCCGGTGCAGCAGAACGAAGTATTGGAAAAACCAAAACCGATGAATTAGCTGTTATGGTAGATACCTTTAAACCTCTTATGGTTACAGAAGAGGCTATGAAAATAGCAGATGAAGATTATCATAAATCCTGGTTAGAGTAA
- the hppD gene encoding 4-hydroxyphenylpyruvate dioxygenase, translating to MSTNITPQNLEKIVPQAEDFLPLLGTDYVELYVGNAKQAAYYYQAAWGFQIIAYAGLETGCKDKVSYVLQQDKIRLVLTSPLQPDGDINKHINAHGDAVKVVALWVDDATKSYQETVKRGAKSYMEPTVEEDENGKVVFSGIHTYGETVHIFVERKNYHGTFLPGYMAWNKPYKTETTGLKFIDHMVGNVGWNEMNKWCEFYAKVMGFAQLVSFDDKDISTEYTALMSKVMSNGNGRIKFPINEPAEGRKKSQIEEYIDFYNGAGVQHIALATDNIIETVSALQNRGIEFLTVPSSYYETVLDRVGEIDEDLEPLKELGILIDRDDEGYLLQIFTKPVLDRPTMFFEIIQRKGAQSFGKGNFKALFEAIEREQEQRGTL from the coding sequence ATGTCGACCAATATAACACCTCAGAATTTAGAAAAAATAGTTCCTCAGGCAGAAGATTTCTTACCACTGTTAGGAACAGATTATGTAGAACTCTATGTAGGTAATGCCAAGCAGGCAGCCTATTATTATCAAGCAGCATGGGGTTTTCAAATTATAGCCTATGCCGGATTAGAAACAGGATGTAAGGATAAGGTTTCTTATGTATTACAACAAGATAAAATACGCTTAGTTCTTACCTCACCTTTACAACCTGATGGAGATATTAACAAACACATTAATGCCCATGGTGATGCAGTAAAAGTAGTAGCTCTTTGGGTTGATGATGCTACCAAAAGCTATCAAGAAACTGTAAAACGTGGTGCTAAATCCTATATGGAACCCACTGTTGAGGAAGATGAAAATGGTAAAGTTGTGTTCTCAGGAATCCACACTTATGGAGAAACAGTACACATTTTTGTAGAACGAAAAAATTATCATGGGACATTCTTACCTGGCTATATGGCTTGGAACAAACCCTATAAAACAGAAACCACCGGTCTTAAGTTTATTGACCATATGGTAGGTAATGTAGGATGGAATGAAATGAACAAATGGTGTGAGTTCTATGCCAAAGTTATGGGGTTTGCGCAATTAGTATCTTTTGACGACAAAGATATTTCTACAGAATATACAGCCTTAATGAGTAAGGTAATGAGTAATGGTAACGGGCGTATAAAGTTTCCTATAAACGAACCTGCTGAAGGAAGAAAAAAATCCCAAATTGAAGAATACATCGATTTTTATAATGGTGCCGGAGTACAACACATAGCATTGGCTACCGATAACATTATTGAAACTGTTTCTGCACTTCAGAATCGAGGAATCGAATTTCTTACTGTTCCATCTAGTTATTATGAAACTGTTTTGGATCGAGTTGGTGAAATAGATGAAGATCTTGAGCCACTTAAAGAGTTAGGAATTCTAATTGATCGGGATGATGAAGGGTATCTTCTTCAGATTTTTACAAAACCGGTTCTAGATCGCCCTACAATGTTTTTTGAAATTATCCAACGTAAAGGAGCTCAGTCTTTTGGTAAAGGTAATTTTAAAGCATTATTCGAAGCTATCGAAAGAGAACAAGAACAAAGAGGTACGCTTTAA
- a CDS encoding fumarylacetoacetate hydrolase family protein, with translation MKLATIKNDTRDGQLVVVSRDLTKAVKVPEIAQTMQEALDNWEDTSPKLEKVYDQLQNSTLPNTFDFDSTVAMAAIPRAYHWADGSAYVTHVELVRKARNAELPETFWTDPLMYMGASDAFIGANDDIEIEKEEWGIDFESEVAVITDDVPAGVSAKNAQKHIKLVAIINDVSLRNLIPNELAKQFGFYQSKPWTTFSPVVVTPDELDDAWENAKVHLPLISTLNSKVIGSPNAGIDMTFDFGQLIAHAAKSRSLIAGSVIGSGTVANQGSPDGSSCLAEVRCLEIIKNGKPSTPFMSFDDRIEIEMKNKQGETIFGKIDQVVKQYKPIN, from the coding sequence ATGAAATTAGCAACCATAAAAAACGATACCCGAGACGGACAACTAGTTGTAGTAAGCAGGGATCTAACCAAAGCCGTAAAAGTTCCTGAAATTGCGCAAACAATGCAAGAGGCTTTGGATAATTGGGAAGATACTTCCCCTAAACTAGAAAAAGTATACGATCAGTTACAAAATAGCACATTACCAAATACTTTTGATTTTGATTCGACCGTAGCCATGGCTGCCATTCCCAGAGCTTATCATTGGGCAGACGGTAGTGCTTATGTTACTCATGTAGAACTAGTAAGAAAAGCAAGAAATGCCGAATTACCAGAGACTTTCTGGACCGATCCCTTAATGTATATGGGGGCTTCTGATGCATTTATTGGAGCAAATGATGATATTGAAATTGAAAAAGAAGAATGGGGAATAGATTTTGAGTCTGAAGTCGCTGTAATAACAGATGATGTTCCTGCTGGTGTTAGCGCTAAAAATGCTCAAAAGCATATTAAACTTGTGGCAATTATTAATGATGTTTCATTAAGGAATTTAATCCCTAATGAGTTAGCTAAACAATTTGGGTTCTATCAATCAAAACCATGGACTACATTTTCTCCAGTAGTAGTTACGCCAGATGAACTAGACGATGCCTGGGAAAATGCCAAGGTACATCTACCATTGATATCTACACTAAATTCTAAAGTTATAGGATCACCTAATGCCGGAATAGATATGACTTTTGATTTTGGTCAATTGATCGCTCATGCTGCTAAATCAAGATCTTTAATAGCCGGATCTGTAATAGGATCAGGTACTGTTGCAAATCAAGGGAGTCCAGATGGATCAAGCTGTTTGGCAGAAGTTAGATGTTTAGAAATTATTAAAAACGGAAAACCATCCACTCCCTTTATGAGTTTTGATGATCGTATAGAAATCGAAATGAAAAATAAACAAGGAGAAACTATTTTTGGAA